A stretch of DNA from Vanacampus margaritifer isolate UIUO_Vmar chromosome 1, RoL_Vmar_1.0, whole genome shotgun sequence:
CCACCACAAAATAAGAATTTACCCCAGACGATCAGATAGTCATTCATATGCAATTATTAATCAGCATTgaagatgaataaaatgaatatgCTTAAAAGCACTATCCGGTGAGCACATACCAAGGCACAATGATGCATTGCAggttgtgtgtgtatacataatAGATTAATGGGTTCTTGGTTGTCATGGAAACAGACACgacaggaaaaaaagacaagttgcCTAGCAATGAGCACTGCAGGATCTATTGCCACTgcacaatttgttttgtttttcatttctgaAGACTGCGACATGCTGTTTTAGTCATGTTCTGTCTGTGCCCGTGATGCAGAACACGTAGACTGTAGCACTGTGCGCCCCTTAACACGCCCCCCACCCTCCATGTCCACGAGACACACTGAGACCGGAGCGCTAGCTGCTGTTGTCTGCTTTCTGAGGTATATTTGAAATCTCTCCATCGGGTACATTAGAGATAACTGGCCAAGCTCAcatcatcacattttttattacaCCTGTCACATGCTCATGGGTTTGCATTTGGCATGACAAGGTGTCACGACGATTTGTATAAAAATGCTGTTGAGCGCGCAAGAGGGAGCAGGAAATTCTCTATTGAGGTTCACACCAAAGTCATCCATAAATAGCACAAAATCATTATAGACGCTTGCCCCTCGTTGACCTCGTTTGTATGAATGGATAACGATAGTAGTAATGAGTTGCTTAACAACAGCGCTTTGTTTACACCGACGTCTTTTTCAGTATCTAGTTGTGCTGTGGACCCTTGGAACATGAATGGCTCAGCGGTAGAACAATGGTCAGTTTGTCCTGAAATTTCAAAGAAAATATGCTCCaaacaactgttaaaaaatCCAAACCCTAGCGAAAACAAAATGAGATCAAATATCTTGGCCtctcattttgtgttgttttgtacgTGCAAGTACCCTTTGGCCTACAGTGATAAGATAAAGCAGTGGCGGGCACActtcggtcctcaagggccggcgtcctgcaggttttggaggttttcctGCTGCAAcgcatgctttgtttttaaaacattgctagcctagcgctaatgctaaagagCATGGCTCATCACATTCAAATGCTAaagaagttagcatcaacttcgggagtaatagtccttcaaataatattcacacacaaatgctgtggaaacacatacccacagggaAGATAAGActactcaaaggcacaaattcttcccagtttatgaaaaatgagttattttaattaattcaatcacaactttcttctgttctcattgTAAGCGTGTACACCACGGATGCTCGGCaccactgcccctaagaggccaaaacacacaggaacaccaagtatttgttttgcaattactgttttagtatactgtacagtatttttatttgttcatttttactttttttagttTAAGGATTCACTGaattttcttttcctcaaaattaaaggatacaaatatatccaaagagttgttgttttttgtcataccaacacacatttccacatgacctagcacaaaatacaattcctgaggtcccaggttagcacACTAAGtccccagacttgtgaaaataacatcagataaaataaatatgataaagagggtaatgtaatgcttaagtttgaaaatgaagaattaattgaattgaatttcagATGATATTTGTAAGGTTATGTTAtacttgacaaaaataataagagTTCACcaataaagtgttcaacgtGAAGGGATGAATGGCGTAAGGCTATGATCATAGTTTTGAGTAGTTGAGCCTTAGtagttttaaaatcaatgaataatcatttcattaatcgtgatttcaatctcaaccaaaataattgtgattatttttcccataagcGTCGAACCCTACTTAGTACTACTATGTTGTTTTGagaaactaaatataaaaaaataataggaaCAGATCTGCTCAAAATTGTGGAAACAGAAATAGTGGACAGATGGATGCATTCATGTTCCATGAACATCCTGTCCCCTGGAGCAGATGACCTTAAACACATGCAGACGTTGCAAGAGAACGTCACATTTAATGCAAGCATTTTCACACACTGTATATAAAATCAAATGAAGGAGCCCTTCCTTATTTGCTTTTCCTCTTACAATGGCTCAAATTAATACAAGTGTGTGAAAGGTGTTAAGCTGCATAGTGTCAAATCCACAGCAAGTTATCACTCCGCAGCTGTTTGGTTTTTATGGTTGCCGCTGACAAAGTTAGCCACAGTAGAAGAATTTCGCAGCAGAAGAGCCAAATTTTCCCTCCGGAGGAGGTGGAGAGTGACGACGGGGCTAAAACGGGAGGTCATTATCTGGCAAGTCAGCATGACTAGTAATGGTAATGTTCGAAGTCGCGTCACGTCAGTTGATGTGAGAGCTTCTGCCGGTCTTCCGCCATGTTGTGGAAACATCGCTCCGAGCTTTTGCTCCATTTGATAGTGTCACACCTGCATTTGCTTGTGGCCATGTCAACATTTACATACCCTATTCTCTAAAGAAAGATTCTGTATTAGATTGGAATCTGGAGCCATTTGAATCCGTAACACAGACATGCAATGTCGCATTCAATGTCCTCTTTCTCGTCGGCAGGTATTGGCTATGCCTCAATCGTGATCGTCTCCCTGCTGAATGTCTACTACATCGTCATCTTGGCCTGGGGGCTGTACTACCTATTTCAGTGCTTTCAGCCTGAGCTTCCCTGGGCCAAATGCAAGCAGCCCTGGAACACAGAACACTGTGTGGAGGACACCATTCGAAAGAACCAGACCCTTTGGCTGGCGGCCAATGTTACCAACTTTACCTCCCCTGTGACGGAATTCTGGGAGTGAGTATTTACTAACTCACACTTGATCTTATCTGtaccttcttttcttttctttttcacctCTCGGACCATCAAAATAactggtgttttattttatttaccatGTCACATCCCTTAGctgtttttgaaatgtaaaaaggAAGAGCTGCCATTTATTGTGCATCTTGTGCAGGCGCAACGTCCTGAGCATATCCTCTGGGATCGAAGACATCGGGCCCCTGAAGTGGGATCTGGCGCTTTGTCTGTTAGCAGTGTGGGTTATTTGCTTCTTCTGCATCTGGAAGGGAGTCAAGTCCACTGGGAAAGTGAGTAAGGAGATGTGGTCtgcgattcttcttcttcttattattattattattgtttgtcatTTGCCCTCAAAACTGCCTCCTAAACTGGGGCAGGACAGCAGGGGAATAAACTCCTAGGAAGTATTTATGGGTTTGCTGTAGTTGTTCACTTGATAGCTGTTCGTAATAACAGTGAGACTTATCTTTTCCTGTATTCTGAGGACAGTTGGGTAATGGTGGTAATATATGTTAAGGCAAGACTGTAATGACACCTTTTGTCCTATCTAGGTCGTGTACATAACAGCAACTTTCCCGTTCGTGATGCTGATTGTGCTGCTCGTGCGAGGAGTGACCCTGCCGGGGGCATCGGAGGGCATCAAGTTCTACCTCTACCCTGACCTGAGTCGACTGCAGGACCCAGAGGTAACACTACAAATGATCTAAAATGTTTAAGTCTTTTGCGTTGTCCACAAGTAGACGTCTACATTCAGGTTATTTTTGTTGCTTAAACAGTAATTagtaccttgacttatgagtgcCTCAGTTTggtcactttttattttgattgtgtTGCCAGCCACAATTGTAATTAGCAAGCATGGCGCTTGCAGTGCACAACTTTTGGCCCAAGAACACTTGATAAAACCAGTTAATTTCTTTatattctggaaaaaaatatttttaggctGATTAATTTTTTGCTCCTGTAACGCTTATAacagtttgacatttttacattactcatccatccatccattttcttaaccgcttgtcctcacaagggtcgctgggggcgctggagcctatcccagctggcttcgggcaagtaggcagggtacactctgaactggttgccagccaatcacattaCTCAGTCCTTAGTATTTAACTTTTCAACTAAAAGGAAATGTgcaaaaatcatgaaataaataagaaataacataaataataatgattattaataattggggtgtcaggtgattacaaatttttaatcataattaatcacatgactagttaactctcaatcgcaaattttatatctgttttaaatgtataataaaatgtccaatttttttttttcatactcttgttaacataaaagtggaaaaatgtaaaactaatagaagtatggctgcatcttttactcAATGATACAGTAACAATAcataaaattgatttaagatTATAAAGATgcactatactgtaaaaaaaacaaacaagtgtgattgatttgtgttggtcattttttgcCACACaagtgcgatattgatttgtgttgaggtcatttttttgccactagatggcataagtgcatctttcttttcatattaagagcaatctattctttaacatgaagtaacttgtgaaatactgtacattttttaaatcataaaatacACCTTGACaccaatatatgcattattattaaaaatattactgctaaattttgacatggatgtgtctgctgcgttgcgactggaattcctccagtacaggcttttcaagtaaggggcggtcattaatcacatgtttaaaaaaattagtggcgttaaaggaactttaaattaactcaaaattaacgcacaaattttgacacccctgataataatgtaataatctATAATAACaagtaaataacaataaaagaaaaaattaatcTTTTTTGTCTTAACGCTTATAAGAATAATTACTGTTGTACATTATTCTGTCCttagtatttaactttttagcgGAGAGGAAATGTGCACGTaggaaaaaactgaaataaatacattaataaataataataataataataataaagaaaaaaaacattttatttttgtggtccTATAACATTTATAACAATAATTACAGGCAaatcatttgactgttttacattacTCTGTACTTATTTAACTTTTCAGCAGAGAGGAAATGAACAAAAAACTTGAACGTCTGAATGTCATTATTGTTGTCCTGGTCgcaatgttttaatttgtttaatttgtaaaaagaaagaacagtctgcaaaaaaaggcaaatttttCGCCAACTTTAAAATGACTTATCTACCAGTTAAATCGTCCTGCCAATTAATTGATTGGGCCTTAATGAGtccattgtaaatataaatttgtaattcAATGTCGCCCCGTACACAATGACAACTGTGAGTACATTCACTTCAATACTTGTGATGTGTTAGTTACCAAGTGACCCCCTCTTGTCCCAACTCAAAGGTGTGGATTGACGCGGGTACCCAGATTTTCTTCTCCTACGCCATTTGTTTGGGTGCCATGACATCACTGGGGAGCTACAACAAATACAAGTACAACTGCTACAGGTGAGCGGCACCTCCTCTGGGAAAGGGGCGGGTGCAGGTCAGAAGTAGTGACGTGTCCGAGACGGCTGCGTAAAAAGAAAATGGGAACTTCGGTTCCGTGTGTGTTCATTAACAACCTCCATGACATATGTGTGACATAGGGACTGTTTGCTGCTGGGAGTCCTCAACAGCGGTACCAGCTTTGTGTCTGGCTTCGCAATATTTTCCGTCCTGGGCTTCATGGCACAAGAACAAGGGGTGGACATTGCCGATGTGGCAGAGTCAGGTACGAGGGTCCAAGGTGATGGCAGCAGTGATGGTGGGCGCTGCTGCCAAACAGAAAAGACAATTGGAGATTTatcccctccccaaaaaacaaatcaacgaTGCTGAAATGTAGGGCTATCGGCAATTGCACACTCCAGGTCAGGTGCCAGAGGATTGGGTTGACATCACTTTAACGAGCGCACCGACGCAGCTTCCCTTTTGCTCATTTGTGCCCTCGTGTCCCACATCCAAGCCGCTCGTGTCCTGTTGTAGCTCTGGGACACGGCTAAGAAGATTGGGCCTCGCGGGCAATTATTGGCCATGAGCTCCTCACTGCCAGCGacgctcctcttcctcctcccagTTCCGTTAACAAGCTGCAAATCGCCAGAGGTGGATGACATCCGTTCTGTTTTGGATTTCTTTTtcagttgatttttttcttctcattgcCGTGGGGTCTTTGAGATGAGATGAGCGGTATTTCAGCATGCTCGCTGCTGTAGTTGATCAACTCTTGCTTGGCTTCAACACCAATGCAGTCCTGTTTCCTCAAATGACGTAATCATGGCTGGATGACTGTGATGGTTCctgtgtatttacattttttattagatGACACAATAGAGCTTATGTTGAtgatgctggaaaaaaaaaagactacaatTGAGTCCTGTCATGTGACATCAGACAACTTCACTTCCTTACACCATTTAATTTGTCCCGTTCACAGTCACTCGTATAGCTGCTACAATGGTTAGCAAATTATGCGGTATACTTTGGATGTTTGTAAAATTAATACAATCTACCCATTCAATTAATCTAATGGGTttaagtccctgtaaagtgaaagtGAATGTCTTGGAAAACACACACTAGATAGGAAATTGTTGTTACCTGCCAAGTTTGAATGAActtaaaaaccaaaaaaaatcaaatactgtatacaaaatgagtatggaagaggattagggccagtgaagagagggaaaaaaaagtttggcaggattctgacttacagtcagaattctgacaataaagtcagaattctgactttaattgtTGTGTTGTCCTGTCGCCACCGACAGTTTCGGATTTCAAAGGTTTAAGTTAGTCAAAATTctaattttaaagtcagaattctgtgattaaagtgataattctgagaataaagtctgaGTTCTGACTTTAATTCTCTAGACTTTTGAATCCTCAtttacagaagaggattagggccagtgaagagagaaaaaaaataggttggcagaattctgagaataaagtcagaattctcactttaatctcagaattctcacttgagagtcagaatcctgccaaccttttttttctctcttcactggccctaatcctcttccgtaaatgATGATTCAAAAGTCTAGAGAATTAAAGTGTGCAGCCTCTCAGTTTCCCCTTTTGAGGCTTCAATGACAATcacgccatgtttttgtggttcgaaagaataatactgtatattatatttttttctgtttttttccccccgctgCAGGTTGATATGTTACGTAATCGTGTATGGCAAAGACTTGACAActattttttatctatttttcaaTTTAGACCATGTTACTGTGTACAGTAGCTCAAAGCAAACAAAGTTTTTAAGTAGTGGGGGCCTTGTTTTAGCTACAccacaaaaacaataattggTGGAAAACGGTTAACACTATATATCCACATTTAAGTACTTGTGTAGTCTCCTCAGCTATTGTACGTTTTTGTACTGTTTAATGTATGGAGAATCAAATCTCtaaattcactttacagggtctttaagtATCACAAAGGTCCTGTATTTTTCTAAGCTCCCACTTGTTCCAATCCCTTTCAAGAGCATATTTGTCATACCTGTCTTAttgtcacactgcatttgttttTAGATATGCATTATCTGTTGACACTGCTTTGTCAGAATTTCTGTTTTGGGACTCGGTGAAGGTTTTATCTTGTTCCCTGGTGCAAAGTGTTTAGGATAACTGTAAATGATTTGCGATGGCCAGTGTTGTTGAATGGCAGCACAGTATTGAGTGGAGCTGATGAGTTGATATAAGAGAGTTGTGAATGATGGTCTGTGGACAATGGGTAACGACTTTCCACTTTATTGGTATAAGCGCACACACTGTACGTTTTGTTCAGTTGTAAATGTAAGGTAATAAATACTTAATAGGTGATCCATCTTCAGggtatagttgtttttttgtgctgttgTATTTTTGGGATCTATTGAGGAGCTCGCTTCTGTGAATTGAAGGCCTATTTTATGGCAGATATACGAGTGACCAGGTGAACTATTCGACCATTTGAAAGTGAAGTTAATGTATGAGCGGTGTAGTTCAATGAGGCTGAGTTAATGTGATTGCTTGCATTCTGactcatttattgtttttattgctgGCCTGCAAGTAAACACCCACAGATCACAAGAGCATCTATAGAAATGCTTTCTTGGTGACTGCACAtgcaatacacttttttttaattaggtcaCATTTCCTGTAGATCGCAGGGAGTGGCCAGGTCATGTTCAGCCTCACTAGCTCAGCCTTTTCATGACTTCTGTCGTCCGAGCTTAAATTAGACAAGAGTTGTTAACGCTGTCCTTTACCCCCTCTGCTCCCCTTCCCCAATCTGTTTTCCCTCCAGGTCCCGGCTTGGCCTTCATCGCTTACCCTAAAGCAGTGTCCATGATGCCGCTGCCAACTTTCTGGGCCATCCTTTTCTTTATCATGCTGCTGCTACTTGGTCTTGACAGTCAGGTATGTGCTCAATGTGTGACATTTCACATGCTTTTTGtccaatatgaataaataaaataaaaataataaaaatatgaaatgctCATGCTTTTAGCATTTCCTCCACTCCaggctaaacaaacaaaataaatctttgTCCACGGCAATGTTGTTTAAAACAAATCTCTGTTCATatgccaacccccccccccccccccccaaaaaaaaaaaaaatccgtacaCAAGTTTTAAAGTCCAAATATTCCGTGTATCCACCTTGACCAGTCAGTTAGCTCTGACATAATACTGTGCCTTTTGTTTGCTtatgcacacaaaaatgtaACTTTGAAGTTTGAAGATAACTACAAAGGGAATGGACCCTATCGAACACAAATTGCATATCCtgaaaaacttaaaaacaaataaactacTGTAGATCAGACAGTCTACACAAccatgttcaaatgccaggtttttgcaatataataaaatgagaccaagataaataattTCTAAACATTTATGTGACctacaacatgtttttttatacaagggtagaaataaaaattaaactgaAATAATGTCCCAAAAGTTTAGAATATAAACAAGGGTGtgaagactttttatatccactgtaccttgagtaatgttaattttatcagccaattttaaattttgtctGTTTTAGTCCAGCTTCAATCACGCTTATTAATTTTTatcatagtcaacctcatccctatttttcgactataaatctagcattttagtctttattttaatccaagagaacttttattcatttagttttagtcaacaaaaactgtcaatgttgtagtcaggacaatcaattacccctgtatatttttgggttcaacagataatgttgaacatttcagatctaaaactatttaacattaaatttcCTCTCATCTTTTTAATGATAAACAACATGACACACAAAGTATGTCAACAAGTGGCTGCTAtagctccatgctatgagctagtaaattagccagcattagttagcggttagATTAACATAATTGTTGGAACATTATGGCTGTTGGGTTCATCTAAcgttataattataatttacgcttttttttttcctaaaaaaaaaaaaaaacttttttgaaactttttctttttaacctttcaccgtgaatccacctcgtgtgtcaaatgtgtttgtgcatgttgcactcgctagctgcagatttgaaagggggtgtgtcattgtgtcagtgacagattagcagagacaagattttacaaaatgataTAATTTTTGTCCcgttttttgttcatgaactaaattAGTCCAGTTTTTAGTGAAGTAcgttttcgtctcgtcttcgttagatactgatttagtcccagttattgtttattaatgagggttctagtttagttttagtctggtgaaaaatgtgttgacggaattatttttgtttagttttcgttgatgaaattaacactagtacCAAGCTACTTCTGATggcttttaattcattcactgccattgacggctatagacgtcaaaaattcatttgaactatttctattagtttaacatttgtttcccacttttgttaacaggagtatgaaaacctagaaaaaatatatattgtttagaacagatataaaatttgtgattaattgtgagttaactattgaagtcatgcgattaattacaattaaaaaaattcatcgccttacgcccctaatttttaataatcttttcttttttcaataaaaaaaaagtctgggttttcatactcttgttaacaaaagtgggcaaagaaatgttaaactaatagaaaaagttaaaatgaatttttgacgtttataggcgtcaatggcagtgaatgagtgaaataGGTACAAATTCCTGAAGTAAACAGAAAACTGCAATGAGCGTAATACGTTGTTAATAATGGGTAACGTAATTGTCACTAAATTCTAGTAACGGATGgttttgttgttgcagtttGTTGAAGTGGAAGGACAGATCACGTCCATCGTGGATCTGTATCCGGCCCTCCTCAGGAAGGGGTACCGGCGTGAGATCTTTATCGCCATCATGTGTTCCATAAGCTATCTCTTGGGACTTGCCATGGTAACCAAGGTAAGTTTTAGCCTGCGGGGATTCTATTTGCAGAAGCAAGAGAGACTCGCGATAACGTCACAAACTTTCCGCTGGCTTTCATGTTGCAACCAAATATGGCGTCCTTCATTTTCTCTTCTCGCATTCCTTGAATGGAACAATTGGTCGTCTTAAAAGTGCGCTTCAATGAACTTTCAGCACCTGTTGAACTCTTCTCCAGATGGGCGGTCGCCAACATTCTTGCGCTTTACGTTCGACATCCCGGCCGACCCTCGCTTTTAATGTCGCTTTCCATCTCTGCGGCTGTCTTCAATTGCACACACTTGCATCGGCGGAGCGATTGATGCCGCTGTTCTTCTTCCCAGGGTGGCATGTACGTGTTCCAACTCTTCGACTACTATGCAGCCAGCGGTGTGTGCCTTTTGTGGGTTGCATTTTTTGAATGCATTGCTGTCGCCTGGGTTTATGGTAAGTGGACGGGACTTTGATTGGTTTTCTTTGAGCTTTTTATCAAAGTAATGATTCCGCAAAACACAAATGAACTCTGTGGTAAAACAAGTGCCCTTGTGACTTGGTTCACACCATTTGTTAAGGTTAGGCTGATgctgtgtggatttttttttttccaacaatatTAAGTCACAGTGGAAGAAAGGCCTCATACTGTATATGTCCATGGTAACGAAACGAGCATGGAATGGCAAAATCTATTGCACATTAGATCAGCTAGGAGAAGAAGCGTGGAAGAATCATTctctgaatgttctgaactcccgTCTCCATGCTAGTTGGCAGAATAATGCTGCCCACGGGAGAATCATAGCTAAGTTCTGTTCCCATAGCTAACGACATGTTGTACTTCTTCAGATGGCAAACAAGATGAATCAGTGAAACGGCACACATCATCCAGCCATTCTGTACTTGCTTAAAAACGTGATTAACCAACAATCAAGTCCACATCAACTTAATTATTACCAATCCATTCATTGATTACTTGGAtggccctttatttacaaagagCTGTTATATTAAAGAGCTACACCAATAATAACGATAAGGTGGATGAGCAACCTCCCCGTTTCATGCCCTAAAAGTTGCCATTTTCCTTTGAACTTCATATTTATCGTATTAAacgcccacttttttttcaataaattaacTGCAAGCAGACAATGTACATTCAGCCAACACTGAAGAATGGCAAAATGCTGGCCGTAATATCATTGAAAACATGAGTTTCTCAAGGTGGGCATTACGACAGGATGGACGTTTCAAGAACatgcaaaatgttcaatataaTGATAACAATAGAATATGCATAATTTCTGTAAAATGACTTGTTTTATCAAATAACCTATTGTGAACAATATatccatgtaaaaaatatatatattttattatcatttatccATTAATTGCACCCACTGTAGTTAACAGAACAGTATATGGGGGATGCCAAACGTGTTTTTGGGATCTTCTGAAAAGTGGTAATTTTGGAGATACGAGGATTCCATCTAACCCAGCCAATATGTggagcgttttttgttttgtggatttttttttagggctgggtatcgattctaatttcatCAATCGATCaaatttcaaaaaagggttCAGTTGgattagatttagattttttttctgatttgatTCACTTGAATTGAATCCAATATCAATTATGGCACATcattccttaactcatttgctccctaaaacgtataaatgcattctatttcaaatgttttaagtgtcccaaagacgtatttttattttttgatttttttttttatgctagagcatacagaaggctttgatccagcctctcaactgcagagaatggtttaggaaatagtagttattacaaaaacggccagcagggggcagcagagcaaaagagatcaaccagggccatgttgaaaaaaacatttacctacagttctatacagatttgtgaataatgatgaaccttagctatattctaatgttaattgctacaaaatggaaacatagaaatatacttttttttcctggtgaaagaagagactctaatctttcttttggtaggttccatgtttttatagtaatagaacacaatattctgtgggccttgcaaaatctgtcaaaatccagtaaaacagccgggagcgaaagggattgcttcagtgaaaatgtctgggagggAATGggttaaatgtcaaggacatgataaaggCTCCACAAATActaaattccaaagtaaattttgcagtaaactggtcaaatgatttagttaattaatgaaagtaacgtgttataatcacttaagtgtaacacaaacattgacatcagcaaagatgagatgaaaatagtttcataattgaattaaataatagtaaatataaattaaaaagagtctgaattgtcttaaagtgcaataagtcagatctttcataaatgaaaaaaatacaaaatacaattaaattcatgtgaacagtaaatttcaagaaacggtatgatacaaaaaaaaattggcctttaaaattctattttcttaagaatttatgggaaaagagatattaaaataatcgattcatggttttatgaatctatCGGCCTAGAAAAGGGGAATCGATTTTATATTGATTTCTAGGACTTTTTGGACCTAGCcctaatttttcttttatgtgcTGTTGTTGAAGAGAAATGACCTAGTGAACCAGTTCTACCTGGGACATAATT
This window harbors:
- the LOC144056987 gene encoding sodium- and chloride-dependent taurine transporter-like isoform X1, which translates into the protein MKEIMAQKEKLQCLKDFHKDTLKPSPGKSPGTRPEDEAEGKVPQREKWSSKLDFVLSVAGGFVGLGNVWRFPYLCYKNGGGAFLIPYFIFLFGGGLPVFFLEVALGQYTSEGGITCWAKLCPIFTGIGYASIVIVSLLNVYYIVILAWGLYYLFQCFQPELPWAKCKQPWNTEHCVEDTIRKNQTLWLAANVTNFTSPVTEFWERNVLSISSGIEDIGPLKWDLALCLLAVWVICFFCIWKGVKSTGKVVYITATFPFVMLIVLLVRGVTLPGASEGIKFYLYPDLSRLQDPEVWIDAGTQIFFSYAICLGAMTSLGSYNKYKYNCYRDCLLLGVLNSGTSFVSGFAIFSVLGFMAQEQGVDIADVAESGPGLAFIAYPKAVSMMPLPTFWAILFFIMLLLLGLDSQFVEVEGQITSIVDLYPALLRKGYRREIFIAIMCSISYLLGLAMVTKGGMYVFQLFDYYAASGVCLLWVAFFECIAVAWVYGVDNFYDGVEDMIGYRPNSWMKWSWTIITPVLCMGCFVFSLVKYKPLTYNKVYEYPDWAIGLGWCLALASMICIPMVMVIKILQSEGPLIERIKAVAAPAKSGVSSRPKEYTTAKSSELTQPLDPNGNQGLIKPTHTVVETTM
- the LOC144056987 gene encoding sodium- and chloride-dependent taurine transporter-like isoform X2 → MAQKEKLQCLKDFHKDTLKPSPGKSPGTRPEDEAEGKVPQREKWSSKLDFVLSVAGGFVGLGNVWRFPYLCYKNGGGAFLIPYFIFLFGGGLPVFFLEVALGQYTSEGGITCWAKLCPIFTGIGYASIVIVSLLNVYYIVILAWGLYYLFQCFQPELPWAKCKQPWNTEHCVEDTIRKNQTLWLAANVTNFTSPVTEFWERNVLSISSGIEDIGPLKWDLALCLLAVWVICFFCIWKGVKSTGKVVYITATFPFVMLIVLLVRGVTLPGASEGIKFYLYPDLSRLQDPEVWIDAGTQIFFSYAICLGAMTSLGSYNKYKYNCYRDCLLLGVLNSGTSFVSGFAIFSVLGFMAQEQGVDIADVAESGPGLAFIAYPKAVSMMPLPTFWAILFFIMLLLLGLDSQFVEVEGQITSIVDLYPALLRKGYRREIFIAIMCSISYLLGLAMVTKGGMYVFQLFDYYAASGVCLLWVAFFECIAVAWVYGVDNFYDGVEDMIGYRPNSWMKWSWTIITPVLCMGCFVFSLVKYKPLTYNKVYEYPDWAIGLGWCLALASMICIPMVMVIKILQSEGPLIERIKAVAAPAKSGVSSRPKEYTTAKSSELTQPLDPNGNQGLIKPTHTVVETTM